A stretch of the Flavobacterium sp. 5 genome encodes the following:
- a CDS encoding sacsin N-terminal ATP-binding-like domain-containing protein produces MEVSNSLTIANQDILDLIGKRRDIYIKDPLLIVEHFNNENKIIDEYNGRQLLEMIQNANDESDTTKPKKVKITLENNTLIIANNGNPFSIGGVESLIYSDLSPKVMEENKVGQKGLGFRSVLNWSEEIYIASYDLHLKFSKQHARTFLEGLIEENPEIQTVLKRKTNKSFSISVLRCPYLEEDTNHKKEIDYDTVIELSLKQDINQDIKDQINKDIIPEILIFLNKLEEIEVQTDEHHFLLKKETTDNGILITKTDFLDEKKNDSCLWFTSEEKGNLTNNDVTKNYELKIAYNPNTKPSIQKLFSYFRTDVDFPYPVLAHGSFELTGNRNQLIEDENGFNKMLLDKLAKLLVACSIDLTKEKKCNYDALKLIIPSVTNNSSLNNAPWNFNKAIEISIADTPIFPSINNKYLKLSENIKFYEVPIQDSIPKKAYSIFNSLLQATSDREIIYYFSTLKVNLKYQDSDFTNKINQIIDNDYLNEKQRVDWIFLVCEKTKDIYNGKNPALPFLLINSDDKKIKSFDTVIVPPKEITYKLPKGIKLQFLNQDLYRRIRSRFGNILPRQVIDKLSLYNVAEYAMNVVVQKIISSTNEIIRVGKKDKANTIAEMHKALYGIYNSLDDNTDAKNSFPSTLTSPYLFTRNNELKEANKLYFGKEYVLGYLMEDLLKEVKEDVFVGSLKQNGLVEELPELAVLETNHSVEKYLKWLGIADFPKRENNEIKDWSLGSNDFIKFTFQSIKYPFNTVGYNEIIGSFSDIRKCWDFRCNVLWYEHFDTILTGASFEYLLTWFLMDNELYNTLTTNQEFHRSELRFASPHKVHHRNLPRNNIKSYINFILQKTAFIPVENGEKSKPNNCLLDSNNLSPLVKTPKINYTATPFIYNNIDEERINYFLKRIGLKDSLKDLTIQSLYKLLNQHNTHFSEATSNIQSFYTAIIEATKNREVIEESLERKKYIETGQIYANFEGKNSFTPISEVTYVDNPNFSQELLKKLKIAKLPHRAGNQRIYSLFGVQPLDYIKFNVQKNVESNHKLNEAFVGELNEMKPHLFAYRFQKGLKKTQLDLELSAIKNIKIIIAFNIDVIYQLNGVDNDLSLNKYEYIQDDISKIFYIKLDRENSNYQELKKDYRFKETVADIICGALKVTENRKDFILLLGESPSNWVHLLKREFEDYETIEKQIIGKFEGVLSSEQRFWKIILDLKGIKFKSEIDLNSDFIHSKLFVKLDKDEFFDTFRKLDYNNLSDRKNFLYIQKIFQYIKIDLVDFNALGYKILNFESHFENQLYTYHKVFSEKYASFLFSKKQSNSFIEQCEQVSKFNSFKVSNSINFVVKNAHKLAISKSYSNINYGAVEVTSKIDLETIYSKNFRALESDLRLISNFDDTIFNDNKYDIEFRNAVYFNEVENIKTDLIQKFNSLTKDNGELQINIANNSVAFSNDNVNDLLDFINEQVKNNDFQIEHYTPTKVPEPVKTGSENSSYGQSFYGKSKKYKNEDIGFIGEKFAFEVLKKEFESVEWVSEYAIKAGFPKGKDGLGYDFECKKGDETRFVEVKSSVTKNYSFNISPTEVKIGHSKEKSFDILLITNLLSEDINFKYLRNIFDYTNNESFLENTKFLVENDSYKIKFK; encoded by the coding sequence ATGGAAGTATCAAATAGTCTTACTATAGCAAATCAGGATATTTTAGATTTAATTGGTAAAAGACGTGATATTTATATCAAAGACCCTTTACTTATTGTAGAACATTTCAACAATGAAAACAAAATAATTGATGAATATAATGGTCGTCAATTACTTGAAATGATTCAAAATGCTAACGATGAAAGTGATACTACCAAACCTAAAAAGGTTAAAATTACTTTAGAAAACAACACTCTAATAATAGCTAATAATGGTAATCCATTTTCTATTGGTGGTGTAGAATCACTTATTTATAGTGATTTAAGTCCAAAAGTAATGGAAGAAAATAAAGTAGGTCAAAAAGGACTCGGATTTCGTTCGGTACTCAACTGGTCAGAAGAAATTTACATTGCTAGTTATGACCTGCACTTAAAATTTTCTAAACAACACGCGAGAACTTTCCTTGAGGGATTAATAGAAGAAAATCCTGAAATTCAAACGGTTTTAAAACGAAAAACAAATAAGTCTTTCTCAATTTCAGTATTGCGCTGTCCATATTTGGAAGAAGACACAAATCATAAAAAAGAAATTGATTATGATACTGTAATAGAATTAAGTCTAAAACAAGACATAAATCAAGACATAAAAGATCAGATTAATAAAGATATTATTCCGGAAATATTAATCTTTTTAAACAAACTCGAAGAAATTGAAGTACAAACAGATGAGCATCATTTTCTATTAAAAAAAGAAACTACAGATAATGGAATTCTTATTACCAAAACAGACTTTTTAGACGAGAAAAAAAATGACAGTTGCCTGTGGTTTACTTCGGAAGAAAAAGGGAATCTAACTAACAATGATGTTACTAAAAACTATGAATTAAAAATTGCATACAATCCCAATACGAAACCATCTATACAAAAACTATTTTCTTATTTCAGAACAGATGTTGATTTCCCTTATCCAGTATTGGCACACGGTTCATTTGAATTAACTGGAAATCGTAATCAATTAATTGAAGACGAAAACGGTTTTAATAAAATGCTATTGGATAAATTAGCTAAATTGTTAGTGGCTTGTTCAATAGATCTTACCAAAGAAAAAAAATGCAATTATGATGCTTTAAAACTCATTATACCGTCGGTTACAAATAATAGTAGCCTGAATAACGCACCTTGGAATTTTAATAAAGCCATCGAAATTTCCATTGCGGACACCCCAATTTTTCCATCTATAAACAACAAATATTTAAAGCTTTCAGAAAACATCAAGTTTTATGAAGTGCCTATTCAAGATAGTATTCCTAAAAAAGCTTATTCAATATTTAATTCGCTTTTACAAGCAACTTCGGATAGAGAAATTATCTATTATTTCTCAACTTTGAAAGTTAATTTAAAATACCAAGACAGCGATTTTACCAATAAAATCAATCAAATTATTGACAATGATTATTTAAATGAAAAACAGCGTGTCGATTGGATTTTTTTAGTTTGTGAAAAAACAAAAGATATTTATAATGGCAAAAATCCAGCTTTACCATTTTTACTTATAAATTCCGATGATAAAAAAATCAAAAGTTTTGACACTGTTATTGTACCGCCTAAAGAGATAACTTATAAACTCCCTAAAGGCATTAAATTGCAATTCTTAAATCAAGATTTGTACAGAAGAATTAGATCTCGATTTGGTAATATTCTTCCACGTCAAGTAATTGATAAATTGAGTCTATACAATGTAGCAGAATATGCTATGAATGTCGTGGTTCAAAAAATTATTTCAAGCACTAACGAAATTATTAGAGTAGGTAAAAAAGATAAAGCCAATACAATTGCCGAAATGCACAAGGCTTTATATGGTATTTACAATTCATTAGATGACAATACAGATGCTAAAAATAGCTTTCCCTCAACATTGACTTCTCCTTATTTATTTACAAGAAATAATGAATTAAAAGAAGCCAATAAATTATATTTCGGTAAAGAATATGTGCTAGGTTATTTAATGGAAGATTTACTAAAAGAAGTCAAAGAAGATGTTTTTGTGGGATCTTTAAAGCAAAATGGTTTAGTTGAAGAACTACCAGAATTAGCAGTTTTAGAGACAAATCATTCTGTAGAAAAATATTTGAAATGGCTTGGTATTGCTGATTTTCCTAAAAGAGAGAATAACGAAATTAAAGACTGGTCCCTTGGTAGTAATGATTTTATAAAATTTACATTCCAATCTATAAAATATCCCTTTAATACTGTTGGATATAATGAAATAATAGGCAGTTTTTCAGATATTAGAAAATGTTGGGATTTTAGATGTAATGTTTTGTGGTATGAACATTTTGATACCATTCTTACTGGTGCATCATTTGAGTATTTGTTAACTTGGTTTTTAATGGACAATGAATTGTATAATACACTTACAACAAATCAAGAATTTCATAGAAGTGAATTAAGATTTGCATCTCCTCACAAAGTACATCATAGAAATTTGCCTAGAAACAATATAAAATCATACATTAACTTTATACTTCAAAAAACAGCTTTTATACCTGTTGAAAATGGAGAAAAATCAAAACCTAATAATTGTTTGTTGGACAGCAACAATTTGAGTCCATTAGTCAAAACACCTAAAATAAATTATACAGCAACACCTTTCATTTACAATAATATTGATGAAGAACGAATTAATTATTTTTTAAAAAGAATAGGATTAAAAGATAGTTTGAAAGATTTGACAATTCAATCACTATATAAATTACTAAACCAACACAATACCCATTTTTCAGAAGCAACAAGCAATATTCAAAGTTTTTATACAGCTATTATTGAAGCTACTAAAAACAGAGAAGTTATTGAAGAAAGCCTCGAAAGAAAAAAATATATTGAAACAGGTCAAATTTATGCCAATTTTGAAGGGAAAAATAGTTTTACTCCCATAAGTGAAGTAACCTATGTTGACAATCCAAATTTCAGCCAAGAGCTATTAAAGAAACTAAAAATTGCCAAGTTGCCACATCGTGCAGGTAATCAAAGAATTTATAGTTTGTTTGGTGTACAACCATTAGATTATATCAAGTTTAATGTTCAGAAAAATGTCGAATCCAATCACAAGCTTAATGAGGCTTTCGTAGGAGAACTAAATGAAATGAAACCTCATTTATTTGCATACCGTTTTCAAAAAGGATTAAAGAAAACACAATTAGATTTAGAATTATCAGCAATAAAAAACATTAAGATTATTATAGCATTTAATATTGATGTAATATACCAATTAAATGGAGTTGATAATGATTTATCCTTAAATAAATACGAGTATATACAAGATGATATTTCAAAAATATTTTATATCAAATTAGATCGTGAGAATTCTAATTATCAAGAATTAAAAAAGGATTATAGATTTAAAGAAACTGTAGCAGACATCATTTGTGGTGCTTTAAAAGTAACCGAAAACAGAAAAGACTTTATTTTATTATTAGGCGAAAGCCCATCTAATTGGGTTCATCTTCTAAAAAGAGAGTTTGAAGATTATGAAACTATTGAAAAACAAATCATCGGAAAATTTGAAGGCGTTTTATCATCAGAACAAAGATTTTGGAAAATAATATTGGATTTAAAAGGAATAAAATTCAAATCTGAAATAGATTTAAATAGTGATTTTATTCACAGTAAATTATTTGTAAAATTAGATAAAGATGAGTTTTTTGATACATTCAGAAAGTTAGATTACAACAATCTTTCAGATCGTAAAAACTTCTTATACATTCAAAAAATATTTCAATACATAAAAATTGATTTAGTAGATTTTAATGCTTTGGGATATAAAATTTTAAATTTTGAAAGCCATTTTGAAAATCAATTATACACCTATCATAAAGTTTTTTCAGAAAAATACGCATCCTTTTTATTCAGCAAAAAGCAATCAAATAGCTTTATAGAACAATGTGAGCAGGTATCTAAATTCAATTCCTTTAAAGTAAGTAACTCAATTAATTTTGTTGTTAAAAATGCGCATAAATTAGCTATTTCCAAAAGTTATTCAAATATTAATTATGGAGCTGTTGAAGTTACTAGCAAAATAGATTTAGAAACAATCTACAGCAAAAACTTCAGAGCATTAGAATCTGATTTGAGATTAATATCAAATTTTGATGATACCATTTTCAATGATAATAAATATGATATTGAATTTAGGAATGCAGTTTATTTTAATGAGGTAGAAAATATAAAAACAGATTTAATTCAAAAATTCAATAGTTTAACCAAGGATAATGGTGAGTTGCAAATAAATATTGCCAATAATTCAGTTGCTTTTTCAAACGATAATGTTAATGATTTATTAGATTTTATTAATGAGCAAGTAAAGAATAATGATTTTCAAATAGAACATTATACTCCTACTAAAGTTCCGGAGCCAGTAAAAACTGGTAGTGAAAATAGCTCATATGGACAATCTTTCTATGGAAAATCAAAAAAATATAAAAATGAGGATATTGGTTTTATTGGGGAAAAATTTGCTTTTGAAGTATTGAAAAAAGAATTCGAAAGTGTTGAATGGGTTTCGGAATATGCAATTAAGGCTGGTTTTCCAAAAGGTAAAGATGGTTTGGGATATGATTTTGAATGTAAAAAAGGTGATGAAACACGATTTGTTGAAGTAAAAAGTTCAGTAACAAAAAATTATTCATTCAATATTAGTCCAACTGAAGTAAAAATTGGACATTCAAAAGAAAAATCATTTGACATTCTTTTAATTACTAATCTTTTATCCGAAGATATTAATTTTAAATATTTAAGAAATATATTTGACTATACTAACAACGAAAGCTTTTTGGAAAACACAAAGTTTCTTGTTGAAAATGACAGTTATAAAATTAAGTTTAAATAA